The proteins below are encoded in one region of Amycolatopsis magusensis:
- a CDS encoding GNAT family N-acetyltransferase, translating to MKTRPAHPADAVAVTELLDQLGYPGNSAAATAARIRAWAGDPAGAVYVADAGGEVLGVVAVHTCPFFERAGSWGRIVALVVAERVRGRGVGAQLVTAAELFAASRGCLRVEVTSADRREDAHEFYRRRGYLDQRGTSSRFLRELTATGSHAGETVRRGGRA from the coding sequence ATGAAGACGAGACCGGCACACCCGGCCGACGCCGTCGCCGTCACCGAGTTGCTGGACCAGCTGGGCTACCCCGGGAACAGCGCCGCCGCCACGGCGGCCCGGATCCGGGCCTGGGCCGGCGATCCGGCCGGAGCGGTCTACGTGGCCGACGCCGGTGGTGAGGTCCTCGGCGTGGTCGCGGTGCACACCTGTCCGTTCTTCGAGCGCGCCGGTTCCTGGGGGCGGATCGTGGCGCTGGTCGTCGCCGAGCGGGTGCGCGGCCGGGGTGTCGGCGCTCAGCTGGTGACGGCGGCGGAGCTGTTCGCCGCGAGTCGCGGGTGCCTGCGCGTGGAGGTCACCAGCGCGGACCGCCGGGAGGACGCGCACGAGTTCTACCGGCGCCGCGGTTACCTCGACCAGCGGGGGACCTCGTCCCGGTTCCTGCGCGAGCTGACCGCCACCGGGTCCCACGCCGGTGAGACCGTTCGGCGAGGGGGACGGGCGTGA
- the vanX gene encoding D-Ala-D-Ala dipeptidase VanX — MNDDFAFVDELVPGVRWDAKYATWDNFTGKPVDGYQANRIVGTKALCTALDGVREKAESLGFGLLLWDGYRPQRAVDRFVDWSRQPEDWRTKLRHYPHIDKAEMFERGYVARKSGHTRGSTVDLTLFHLATGELAEMGGGHDLMDSISHHGAPGITQVEAENREHLRSIMETCGFRAYECEWWHYTLADEPYPATYFDFPIT, encoded by the coding sequence ATGAACGACGATTTCGCCTTCGTGGACGAGCTGGTGCCCGGAGTACGCTGGGACGCCAAGTACGCCACCTGGGACAATTTCACCGGGAAACCCGTGGACGGGTACCAGGCGAACCGGATCGTCGGCACGAAGGCGTTGTGCACGGCGCTGGACGGCGTGCGGGAGAAGGCCGAGTCACTCGGCTTCGGCCTGCTGCTCTGGGACGGCTACCGTCCACAACGGGCCGTGGACCGCTTCGTCGACTGGTCGCGGCAGCCCGAGGACTGGCGGACGAAGCTGCGGCACTACCCGCACATCGACAAGGCCGAGATGTTCGAACGGGGTTACGTGGCCCGGAAATCGGGGCACACCCGGGGCAGCACCGTCGACCTGACGCTGTTCCACCTGGCCACCGGCGAACTCGCGGAAATGGGTGGCGGCCACGACCTGATGGACTCGATCTCGCACCACGGAGCGCCGGGGATCACGCAGGTCGAGGCGGAGAACCGGGAGCACCTGCGCTCGATCATGGAGACCTGCGGGTTCCGCGCCTACGAGTGCGAATGGTGGCACTACACGCTGGCGGACGAGCCCTACCCGGCCACCTATTTCGATTTTCCCATCACGTAG
- the vanA gene encoding D-alanine--(R)-lactate ligase, translating to MRIGIIFGGNSEEHPVSVKSAREIAKNLDTDKYEPFWIGITQGGAWLLCDGPDTGWEDDGRPVVLSPDRTVRGLLALGHGKFEAISLDLVLPVLHGKLGEDGAVQGLLELSGIPYVGCDIQSSALCMDKSLAYVVTSAAGIPTPRFWTVPANESVDPGSLTYPVYVKPARSGSSFGVSKVTREEELADAVETARQYDSKVLIEEAVVGTEVGCAVLGNELELITGEVDQITLSHGFFKIHQEDNPESGSENSTITVPADIPEETRALVQETAKAIYRTLGCSGLARVDLFLTEDGTVILNEVNTFPGMTSYSRYPRMMAAAGMPLAEVIDRLVSLSLTGKLR from the coding sequence ATGAGAATCGGCATCATCTTCGGCGGAAATTCCGAGGAACACCCCGTCTCGGTCAAGTCCGCCAGGGAAATCGCCAAGAACCTCGACACCGACAAGTACGAACCATTCTGGATCGGGATCACCCAGGGCGGGGCCTGGCTGCTCTGCGACGGCCCGGACACGGGCTGGGAGGACGACGGCCGCCCGGTCGTGCTGTCGCCGGACCGGACCGTCCGCGGGCTCCTCGCGTTGGGCCACGGCAAGTTCGAGGCGATCAGCCTGGACCTCGTGCTGCCCGTGCTGCACGGCAAGCTCGGCGAGGACGGTGCGGTGCAGGGCTTGCTGGAACTGTCCGGCATCCCCTACGTCGGCTGCGACATCCAGAGTTCCGCGCTGTGCATGGACAAGTCGCTCGCGTACGTGGTCACCAGCGCCGCGGGCATCCCGACGCCGAGGTTCTGGACCGTCCCGGCGAACGAGAGCGTCGACCCCGGATCGCTCACCTATCCCGTCTACGTCAAGCCGGCCCGTTCGGGGTCGTCCTTCGGCGTCAGCAAGGTGACCCGCGAAGAGGAACTGGCGGACGCGGTGGAAACCGCGAGGCAGTACGACTCCAAGGTGCTGATCGAGGAGGCTGTGGTCGGCACCGAGGTCGGGTGCGCCGTCCTGGGCAACGAACTGGAGTTGATCACGGGCGAGGTCGACCAGATCACCCTGTCCCACGGGTTCTTCAAAATCCACCAGGAGGACAATCCGGAAAGCGGTTCCGAGAATTCGACGATCACCGTTCCCGCGGACATCCCCGAGGAGACCCGGGCACTCGTGCAGGAGACGGCGAAGGCCATCTACCGCACGCTGGGCTGCTCCGGGCTGGCGCGGGTGGACCTGTTCCTGACCGAGGACGGCACGGTGATCCTCAACGAGGTCAACACCTTCCCCGGGATGACCTCCTACAGCCGGTATCCGAGGATGATGGCGGCCGCCGGAATGCCGCTCGCCGAGGTGATCGACCGGCTGGTGTCGTTGAGCCTGACCGGGAAATTGCGATGA
- a CDS encoding D-isomer specific 2-hydroxyacid dehydrogenase family protein, which yields MGLTVYGCEPDEAALFRQLAPRFGVAPTLVEDAVSEANVALVAGNRCISVGHKTRITERTLLALGQAGVQYVSTRSVGCNHIDVEYAKSVGISVGNVAYSPDSVADYTLMLMLMAVRNAQSTLRRTDAHDYRLNEERGKELRDLTVGTVGTGRIGAAVMDRLRGFGCRILAHDIRPGTNAEYVPLGELVRQSDLVTLHTPLNAETHHLLDRRRIDTMKPGAYVINTGRGALIDTEALASALESGALGGAALDVLEGEDGIFYADRRDAPIESELLLRLRKLPNVLITPHTAYYTDHALADMVESSIVNCLDFESRKQHWI from the coding sequence ATGGGCCTCACGGTCTACGGGTGCGAGCCGGACGAGGCCGCCCTGTTCCGGCAGCTGGCGCCTCGCTTCGGGGTGGCACCGACCCTCGTCGAGGACGCGGTGTCGGAGGCCAATGTCGCGCTGGTGGCCGGGAACCGGTGCATCAGTGTGGGGCACAAAACCCGGATCACCGAGCGCACTCTGCTCGCTCTCGGCCAAGCCGGTGTGCAGTACGTCTCCACGAGGAGCGTCGGCTGCAATCACATCGACGTGGAGTACGCGAAGAGCGTCGGCATTTCGGTGGGGAACGTCGCCTATTCGCCGGACAGCGTGGCCGACTACACGCTGATGCTGATGTTGATGGCGGTGCGCAACGCCCAGTCCACCCTCAGGCGCACCGACGCCCATGACTACCGGCTGAACGAGGAACGCGGGAAAGAACTGCGCGACCTGACCGTCGGCACGGTCGGAACGGGACGCATCGGTGCGGCGGTCATGGACCGGTTGCGGGGCTTCGGTTGTCGAATCCTGGCTCACGACATCCGCCCCGGAACCAACGCCGAATACGTTCCTCTCGGCGAACTGGTGCGGCAAAGCGACCTGGTGACGCTCCACACGCCACTCAACGCCGAAACCCACCACCTCCTCGATCGACGGCGCATCGACACGATGAAGCCCGGCGCGTACGTCATCAACACCGGACGTGGTGCCCTCATCGACACCGAGGCCCTGGCTTCCGCGTTGGAAAGCGGCGCTCTGGGCGGGGCGGCGCTGGACGTCCTGGAAGGCGAAGACGGCATCTTCTACGCCGACCGCCGCGATGCCCCCATCGAGAGCGAACTCCTGCTGCGGCTGCGGAAACTGCCGAACGTGCTCATCACCCCGCACACCGCCTACTACACCGACCACGCGCTGGCCGACATGGTCGAAAGCTCCATCGTCAACTGCCTGGACTTCGAAAGCAGAAAGCAGCACTGGATATGA
- a CDS encoding condensation domain-containing protein encodes MERALSLGQEALWFLNRVAPDSAAYNVVYAVRVHGALNVPVLAEAVESTVDRHDVLRSVFTEREGVPKRLISEARLLALDVRDVGDQTESALAALVRAEASRPFDLPAGAPARLVLLRRTPDDSVLVFAAHHLALDLPSQVLVLHDLFEAYRASLAGSAVNWKPLRSTYDDFVAAERRLLDSPRADELAGYWKEVCAGAGTTLSLPTDRPRPARQRLKGASHVFQMPFDIVDKLTPASRTVRTTPARYLIGVFQALLHRYTGQSDFLTGCAAASTMGLNREGVAGYFVNTIPLRARYGPEWTLRDVVHETGRQLREGVARADYPSVLLQRNLAPSGAPGLFPVLVSLISARRGAELLSLAAGGHGAEMDHAGLRLSAFDVPQQEGQFDVTLELIRDSTAIRCALKYDTDLFDEATIHRLAEHYQAFVRAAGENPDRLVTRVPLVDDEEKARLLAFATGQSARPWPESGPQQGEW; translated from the coding sequence ATGGAACGTGCACTCTCGCTGGGGCAGGAGGCGCTGTGGTTCCTCAACCGGGTCGCACCGGACAGTGCCGCCTACAACGTCGTTTACGCCGTCCGCGTGCACGGCGCGTTGAATGTCCCCGTACTGGCCGAAGCGGTGGAGTCGACCGTCGACCGCCACGACGTGCTCCGCTCGGTGTTCACCGAACGCGAGGGGGTGCCCAAGCGGCTGATCAGCGAGGCCAGGCTGCTGGCCCTGGATGTGCGCGACGTGGGCGACCAGACCGAGAGCGCCTTGGCCGCCCTGGTCCGCGCTGAGGCGAGCCGCCCGTTCGACCTCCCCGCGGGTGCTCCGGCCCGCCTGGTGCTCCTGCGCCGCACCCCCGACGACTCGGTACTGGTCTTCGCCGCCCACCACCTCGCGCTGGACCTGCCGTCGCAGGTACTGGTGTTGCACGACCTGTTCGAGGCGTACCGGGCATCGCTCGCGGGGAGCGCGGTGAACTGGAAGCCACTGCGCAGCACCTACGACGACTTCGTGGCCGCCGAGCGCCGCCTCCTGGACTCACCACGGGCGGACGAGCTCGCGGGGTACTGGAAGGAGGTGTGCGCGGGCGCCGGCACCACCCTCAGCCTGCCCACCGACCGGCCGCGCCCAGCCCGGCAACGGCTGAAGGGCGCCTCCCACGTGTTCCAGATGCCTTTTGACATCGTTGACAAGCTGACTCCCGCTTCGCGCACCGTCCGGACCACCCCGGCCCGCTACCTGATCGGCGTGTTCCAGGCGCTGCTCCACCGCTACACCGGCCAGAGCGACTTCCTGACCGGGTGCGCGGCCGCTTCCACCATGGGCCTGAACCGCGAGGGCGTGGCCGGGTACTTCGTGAACACGATCCCGCTTCGCGCGAGGTACGGGCCCGAGTGGACCCTGCGGGACGTCGTGCACGAGACGGGCAGGCAACTGCGCGAAGGTGTGGCGCGTGCCGACTACCCGTCCGTGCTGCTCCAGCGGAACCTGGCGCCGTCCGGGGCGCCGGGCCTGTTCCCGGTGCTGGTCTCCCTGATCAGTGCGCGCCGGGGCGCCGAGTTGCTCTCACTCGCGGCCGGTGGCCACGGGGCCGAGATGGACCACGCCGGGCTGCGGCTGTCCGCCTTCGACGTGCCACAGCAGGAGGGGCAGTTCGACGTGACCCTCGAACTCATCCGGGACAGCACCGCCATCCGGTGCGCGCTCAAGTACGACACCGACCTCTTCGACGAGGCCACCATCCACCGGCTGGCCGAGCACTACCAGGCGTTCGTCCGGGCCGCCGGTGAGAACCCGGACCGCCTCGTCACCAGGGTGCCGCTGGTCGACGACGAGGAAAAGGCCCGGCTCCTCGCCTTCGCGACCGGCCAGTCCGCGCGCCCTTGGCCGGAGTCCGGTCCACAGCAGGGGGAGTGGTGA
- a CDS encoding helix-turn-helix domain-containing protein: MLSWESLTAERRRGPAERAGPLYRVPDGQFAMITPLRGSCRAEGVEWQGTTLIPGEVRWITASEPVRVGATPPFGSTFELAYVQLPTAILDEAAQPAVADSSQSTRFRSLKARDLHLATLLCALVRARETGASDQYAISAARYLGAYLLSPHIAENRRPGGLDPARLRAVIAHMKENLHDNITLDQLAKEAGVSRFHFLRRFSASVGETPLQHLTRIRVSAACHLLAIDDEPVSHVGRRCGFPRPENFTRVFRKWVGCAPSQYRDRIRRNPEHG; this comes from the coding sequence ATGCTCTCGTGGGAATCGCTGACGGCCGAACGGCGGCGCGGGCCCGCCGAACGCGCGGGCCCGCTGTACCGGGTGCCCGACGGGCAGTTCGCCATGATCACCCCGTTGCGCGGATCCTGCCGCGCCGAAGGCGTTGAGTGGCAGGGAACCACGTTGATCCCGGGGGAGGTCCGCTGGATCACGGCTTCCGAACCGGTCAGGGTCGGCGCGACACCGCCATTCGGCTCGACTTTCGAACTCGCCTACGTCCAGTTGCCCACGGCCATTCTCGACGAGGCCGCTCAGCCCGCGGTCGCCGATTCTTCGCAGAGCACGCGATTCCGTTCCTTGAAAGCCCGGGACCTCCATCTGGCGACGCTCCTGTGCGCACTGGTCCGCGCCCGCGAGACGGGGGCGAGTGACCAGTACGCCATCAGTGCGGCCCGCTATCTGGGTGCCTATCTCCTTTCTCCGCACATCGCGGAAAATCGGCGACCCGGCGGCCTGGACCCAGCTCGGCTGCGTGCTGTCATCGCCCATATGAAGGAAAATCTGCACGACAACATCACACTCGACCAGCTTGCGAAGGAAGCCGGTGTGAGCCGCTTCCACTTCCTGCGCCGGTTTTCCGCATCCGTCGGCGAGACACCGTTGCAGCACTTGACCCGCATCCGGGTGAGCGCCGCCTGTCACCTGCTGGCCATCGATGACGAACCGGTGAGCCACGTCGGCAGGAGGTGCGGTTTTCCCAGGCCGGAGAACTTCACCAGGGTGTTCCGGAAATGGGTCGGGTGCGCGCCTTCGCAGTACCGGGACCGGATTCGGCGGAACCCCGAGCACGGGTGA
- a CDS encoding DUF5996 family protein — translation MTDPATTNWPSLRVSDWTPTRDTLHMWTQIVGKIRMAHTPLVNHWWQVTLYVSPRGLTTSAIPHRAGAFEIEFDFLAHRLEVRSSDGGVRGFPLRPMPVAEFYRRILHVLGELGVEAPIRPHPNEVDPAIPFAEDHVHASYDGEAATLFWRQLLQANRVIGEFRSHFVGKVSPVHFFWGAMDLACTRFSGRPAPPHPGGAPNCGDWVMVEGYSRELSSCGFWPGGGEEGAFYAYAYPAPEGFAEQPAGPEGAFYSPEFQQFLLPYEVARAAPNPDRAVAEFLHATYEAAADLGNWDRAALEDNPFRWHGTAAPRSSG, via the coding sequence ATGACCGACCCCGCGACGACGAACTGGCCGAGCCTGCGGGTTTCGGACTGGACCCCCACCCGCGACACCCTGCACATGTGGACCCAGATCGTGGGCAAGATCCGCATGGCCCACACCCCGCTGGTCAACCACTGGTGGCAGGTGACCCTGTACGTCAGCCCGCGCGGGCTGACCACGTCGGCCATCCCGCACCGCGCCGGGGCCTTCGAGATCGAGTTCGACTTCCTCGCCCACCGGCTCGAAGTGCGCAGCAGCGACGGCGGCGTGCGGGGCTTCCCGCTGCGGCCGATGCCGGTCGCCGAGTTCTACCGCCGGATCCTCCACGTGCTCGGCGAACTCGGCGTCGAGGCGCCGATCCGGCCGCACCCCAACGAGGTGGACCCGGCGATCCCCTTCGCCGAGGACCACGTCCACGCCTCCTACGACGGGGAAGCGGCCACCCTGTTCTGGCGGCAGCTGCTGCAGGCGAACCGGGTGATCGGCGAATTCCGCTCGCACTTCGTCGGCAAGGTCAGCCCGGTGCACTTCTTCTGGGGCGCGATGGACCTCGCCTGCACCCGCTTCTCCGGGCGGCCGGCTCCGCCGCACCCCGGCGGCGCGCCGAACTGCGGGGACTGGGTGATGGTCGAGGGCTACTCCCGGGAGCTGTCCAGCTGCGGGTTCTGGCCCGGCGGCGGTGAGGAAGGCGCGTTCTACGCCTACGCCTACCCCGCCCCCGAAGGGTTCGCCGAGCAGCCCGCCGGCCCCGAAGGCGCGTTCTACAGCCCCGAGTTCCAGCAGTTCCTGCTGCCCTACGAGGTCGCCCGCGCCGCCCCCAACCCCGACCGTGCGGTCGCCGAGTTCCTCCACGCCACCTACGAAGCCGCCGCGGACCTCGGGAACTGGGACCGCGCCGCGCTGGAGGACAACCCCTTCCGGTGGCACGGGACCGCGGCGCCCCGGAGCAGCGGCTGA
- a CDS encoding LuxR family transcriptional regulator — translation MELFGRRAEIAALERLLDRAAAGAGSGLVVWGEPGIGKTALLDHAAGMASGATVLRCRGTRMEAGLAFAALHELLWPVVDRLDTLPAPQAAALRGALGLSSDTANRFLLGAAVLSLISGLARERPVLVVVDDAQWVDEATAQCLGFLARRVTTEPVLLLTGHENPAPGPWEGLPSMEVAGLADEDARRLVDAVAPSADRALVDHAVRAAGGNPLALHELPTLERETDGALAPLLSGEPMPVGPRLRQAFCTRVEALKPATRSLLLLAAAEDRGDRHLLHRAGAGWGVDSSTWEEALRAGLLRASGARLEFRHPLVRAAVYDGAPFLDRQAAHRALAAALPANATEERAWHLAAAADGPDEDVAALLEQAAEQCLRRSAGPTAARALRRAAELSPVPAAAARRLAGAARAAWDSGDAEAARQLLEEAERCDGVESVARLSGGLRGILEFAYGMPERAQHYLVSDLAVVPKARRAVELGTVAVRAAWSAGRPDLQQQALRRVRAVHTGADPALSELLPVLRNWWSCYDQTGEAAPATPDLAGDTVDRLGTAAWELLPPVPLVQAWGVEGGLLDVLRVQAAQLRRRHELPALALVLAQIAVLDTTAGRWSAAEAAAAEALRLAEEVGADHVATQSRACLSVLAAARGEVRAVDELTTRILRVSVPRGVRALSASAYWQRGRAALFDGRPQEALHDLRCLVEPGHEAAHPTFALFAAVDTVEAAVQVGSRDGVELPVEMVEQWARRTGATWARLAAHRLRALVRSGPTAEDSFRAALAVEGAGSHPFELARTRLAYGEWLRRARRRADARLQLAGAAAIFDRLGARPLRARAEREQALTERRAAPRVAAPPTAAGLTAQELRVARLAADRLTNREIAAQLLISPRTVGHHLANVYAKLGIASRTELAGIDFDGDLRLRPPETG, via the coding sequence ATGGAGCTGTTCGGGCGACGTGCCGAGATCGCGGCCCTGGAGCGGCTGCTGGACCGGGCGGCGGCCGGCGCGGGTTCCGGGCTCGTGGTGTGGGGCGAGCCGGGTATCGGCAAGACGGCCCTGCTGGACCACGCCGCCGGGATGGCGTCCGGGGCGACGGTGCTGCGGTGCCGGGGCACCCGGATGGAGGCGGGGCTCGCGTTCGCGGCGTTGCACGAACTGCTGTGGCCCGTGGTGGACCGGCTGGACACGCTCCCCGCGCCGCAGGCCGCGGCGTTGCGCGGGGCGCTGGGGCTCAGCTCGGACACGGCGAACCGGTTCCTCCTCGGCGCGGCCGTGCTGTCGCTGATCAGCGGGCTGGCCCGGGAGCGGCCGGTGCTCGTCGTGGTGGACGACGCCCAGTGGGTCGACGAGGCGACCGCGCAGTGCCTCGGTTTCCTCGCGCGCCGGGTGACGACGGAGCCGGTCCTGCTGCTCACCGGGCACGAGAACCCCGCGCCGGGACCGTGGGAGGGGTTGCCGTCGATGGAGGTCGCGGGCCTGGCCGACGAGGACGCACGACGCCTGGTCGACGCCGTCGCGCCGAGCGCCGATAGGGCGCTGGTCGACCACGCGGTCCGGGCGGCGGGCGGCAACCCGCTGGCGCTGCACGAACTGCCCACCCTCGAACGCGAGACCGACGGCGCGCTGGCCCCGCTCCTGTCCGGCGAGCCGATGCCGGTCGGACCACGGCTGCGGCAGGCGTTCTGCACCCGGGTCGAGGCCCTGAAACCGGCGACCCGGTCACTGCTGCTGCTGGCCGCTGCCGAGGACCGAGGTGACCGCCACCTCCTGCACCGGGCCGGAGCCGGCTGGGGCGTCGACAGCTCCACCTGGGAGGAGGCTCTGCGCGCCGGCCTGCTGCGTGCCTCGGGGGCCCGGTTGGAGTTCCGGCATCCGCTCGTCCGGGCGGCGGTCTACGACGGCGCCCCCTTCCTGGACCGGCAGGCCGCGCACCGGGCGCTGGCCGCCGCTCTGCCCGCGAACGCCACCGAGGAACGGGCCTGGCACCTGGCCGCGGCCGCCGACGGGCCGGACGAGGACGTCGCCGCCCTGCTGGAGCAGGCCGCGGAACAGTGCCTGCGACGCAGCGCGGGCCCGACGGCGGCTCGCGCCCTGCGCCGGGCGGCGGAGCTGTCGCCGGTCCCGGCTGCGGCCGCACGCCGGTTGGCCGGTGCCGCCCGCGCCGCGTGGGACTCCGGCGATGCCGAGGCGGCACGGCAACTGCTCGAGGAGGCGGAACGCTGCGACGGGGTGGAGTCCGTCGCCCGGCTGAGCGGCGGGCTGCGCGGGATCCTCGAATTCGCCTACGGCATGCCCGAGCGCGCCCAGCACTACCTGGTCTCCGACCTGGCCGTGGTGCCCAAGGCCCGCCGCGCGGTGGAGCTGGGCACGGTGGCGGTCCGCGCCGCGTGGTCGGCCGGTCGGCCCGACCTGCAGCAGCAGGCGCTGCGGCGGGTGCGGGCCGTGCACACCGGCGCCGACCCGGCCCTGTCGGAACTGCTGCCCGTGCTGCGGAACTGGTGGTCCTGCTACGACCAGACCGGTGAGGCCGCCCCGGCCACCCCGGACCTGGCAGGCGACACGGTCGATCGGCTCGGCACCGCCGCGTGGGAACTGCTCCCGCCCGTGCCGCTGGTCCAGGCTTGGGGCGTCGAAGGCGGGCTGCTCGACGTGCTGCGTGTGCAGGCCGCCCAGCTTCGGCGCCGGCACGAACTCCCCGCGCTGGCGCTGGTCCTGGCCCAGATCGCGGTCCTCGACACCACCGCGGGCCGGTGGAGCGCCGCCGAAGCCGCGGCGGCCGAGGCACTGCGGCTGGCCGAGGAGGTCGGGGCCGACCACGTCGCCACGCAGAGCCGCGCCTGCCTCAGCGTCCTGGCCGCCGCCCGTGGTGAGGTGCGCGCCGTCGACGAACTCACCACCCGGATCCTGCGGGTTTCGGTTCCGCGCGGGGTGCGGGCGCTCAGCGCTTCGGCGTACTGGCAACGCGGCCGGGCGGCGTTGTTCGACGGCCGTCCGCAGGAGGCACTGCACGACCTGCGGTGCCTCGTCGAGCCCGGTCACGAGGCCGCGCACCCCACCTTCGCGCTGTTCGCCGCCGTGGACACCGTCGAAGCGGCGGTTCAGGTCGGCAGCCGCGACGGCGTCGAGCTGCCGGTCGAAATGGTGGAGCAGTGGGCGCGGCGAACCGGCGCGACCTGGGCGCGGCTGGCCGCTCACCGGCTCCGGGCACTCGTCCGGAGTGGACCGACGGCCGAGGACTCGTTCCGGGCCGCGCTGGCCGTCGAAGGAGCGGGGAGTCACCCGTTCGAGCTGGCCCGCACGCGGCTGGCGTACGGGGAGTGGCTGCGCCGCGCCCGCCGCCGGGCCGACGCCCGGCTCCAGCTCGCCGGCGCGGCCGCGATCTTCGACCGCCTGGGTGCGCGACCCCTGCGGGCGCGGGCGGAGCGCGAGCAGGCCCTCACCGAACGCCGGGCCGCTCCCCGCGTGGCCGCTCCACCGACCGCGGCCGGGTTGACCGCGCAGGAACTGCGGGTGGCGCGGCTGGCCGCGGACCGGCTGACCAACCGGGAGATCGCGGCACAGCTGCTGATCAGCCCGCGCACGGTCGGCCACCACCTGGCCAACGTCTACGCCAAGCTCGGCATCGCCTCCCGCACCGAGCTGGCCGGGATCGACTTCGACGGCGACCTGCGGCTCCGGCCGCCGGAGACCGGCTGA
- a CDS encoding MarR family winged helix-turn-helix transcriptional regulator, with amino-acid sequence MGEARWLDEREALVWRGIIGVLHRVTAVMERRLVESAGLSGAEYTLLVPLSEAPDGLLRARELGRMVGWERSRVSHQVIRMEKRGLVAREECDEDARGSMVRLTDAGRAAIVAAAPAHVAAVRQHFFSALTDAELEVIGPALERVLDRLPDDDG; translated from the coding sequence ATGGGTGAGGCGCGCTGGCTCGACGAGCGGGAAGCACTCGTGTGGCGCGGGATCATCGGCGTGCTGCACCGGGTGACCGCGGTGATGGAGCGACGGCTGGTCGAATCGGCGGGGCTGTCCGGTGCGGAGTACACGCTGCTGGTGCCGCTGTCGGAGGCGCCGGACGGGTTGCTGCGGGCGCGGGAGCTCGGCCGGATGGTCGGCTGGGAACGCAGCCGCGTCTCCCACCAGGTCATCCGGATGGAGAAGCGCGGCCTGGTCGCCCGCGAGGAGTGCGACGAGGACGCGCGCGGATCGATGGTCCGGCTCACCGACGCGGGTCGCGCGGCCATCGTCGCGGCCGCTCCCGCGCACGTCGCCGCCGTCCGGCAGCACTTCTTCAGCGCGCTTACCGACGCCGAGCTCGAGGTCATCGGACCCGCGCTGGAACGGGTCCTCGACCGGCTTCCCGACGACGACGGATGA
- a CDS encoding LLM class flavin-dependent oxidoreductase — translation MSDLVFGLDNFGDVPEDDAGVPVSHAEAIRQVVTEAVLADEIGVDAIALGEHHRPEYAISTPETVLAGIAGRTSRIRLGSGVTVLSSDDPVRVFQRFATLDALSSGRAEVILGRGSFTESFPLFGYDLADYEVLFEEKLDLFVRLLDEKPVTWSGTVRAPLENADVYPKTDSGRLATWVGVGGSPQSVLRTARHGLPLMLAIIGGPPARFRPLVDLYHRATEQLATPAWPIGVHSPGFIADTDEQAREVHYPRYKVIRDRIGEQRGWPPLRREEYEADLDHGSLYVGSPETVARKIARTVRTLDAGRFDLVYATGSQPMSARLRAVELYGTQVIPMVRDLLAEAK, via the coding sequence ATGAGTGACCTCGTGTTCGGCCTCGACAACTTCGGCGACGTACCCGAAGACGACGCCGGCGTCCCCGTCTCCCACGCCGAGGCGATCCGCCAGGTCGTCACCGAGGCCGTCCTCGCCGACGAGATCGGCGTCGACGCCATCGCCCTCGGCGAGCACCACCGGCCCGAGTACGCGATCTCCACGCCCGAAACGGTCCTCGCCGGCATCGCCGGGCGCACCTCCCGCATCCGCCTCGGTTCCGGCGTCACCGTGCTCAGCTCCGACGACCCCGTGCGGGTCTTCCAGCGCTTCGCCACCCTCGACGCGCTCTCCTCCGGCCGCGCCGAGGTGATCCTCGGGCGCGGTTCGTTCACCGAGTCGTTCCCCCTGTTCGGCTACGACCTGGCCGACTACGAGGTGCTCTTCGAGGAGAAGCTCGACCTGTTCGTCCGGCTCCTCGACGAGAAGCCGGTCACCTGGTCCGGCACCGTGCGCGCCCCGCTCGAGAACGCCGACGTGTACCCGAAGACCGACTCCGGGCGCCTGGCCACCTGGGTCGGGGTCGGTGGTTCACCGCAGTCGGTCCTGCGCACCGCCCGCCACGGCCTGCCGCTCATGCTCGCCATCATCGGCGGCCCGCCCGCGCGGTTCCGCCCGCTCGTCGACCTCTACCACCGCGCCACCGAGCAGCTCGCCACCCCCGCGTGGCCGATCGGCGTGCACTCCCCCGGCTTCATCGCCGACACCGACGAGCAGGCCAGGGAAGTCCACTACCCGCGGTACAAGGTGATCCGCGACCGCATCGGCGAGCAGCGCGGCTGGCCACCGCTTCGCCGGGAGGAGTACGAAGCCGACCTCGACCACGGCTCGCTGTACGTCGGCTCGCCGGAAACCGTGGCGCGCAAGATCGCCCGCACCGTCCGCACGCTCGACGCCGGCCGGTTCGACCTGGTCTACGCCACGGGTTCGCAGCCGATGAGCGCCCGCCTGCGGGCCGTCGAGCTGTACGGCACCCAGGTCATTCCCATGGTCCGCGACCTACTCGCCGAGGCGAAATGA